A region from the Variovorax paradoxus genome encodes:
- a CDS encoding SDR family oxidoreductase: MKLELEGKTVLITGASKGIGLAAAHAFAAEGCHLHLAARDGAALAAAKEEIEKIYPINVKVHPMDLAAAGAMNQLAEAAGHVDILVNNAGDIPSGPIESLDFAAVRRGFQLKVLGYMELSQIYYARMKAAGGGVIVNDIGNSGENWDANYIAGSTGNAAVMAFTRALGGVSLDDGIRVVGVNPGPVATDRMVKLMKRRALDTHGDEARWEELFDNYPGGRPATPEEVAELMVFLASPRAGYITGTVVTIDGGIAARGSIIKTSKKVIEAEQARRIAA, translated from the coding sequence CTCATCACCGGCGCCTCCAAGGGCATCGGCCTTGCAGCCGCGCACGCATTCGCCGCCGAAGGCTGCCACCTGCACCTGGCGGCGCGCGATGGCGCCGCGCTCGCGGCCGCGAAGGAGGAGATCGAGAAGATCTATCCGATCAACGTGAAGGTCCATCCGATGGACCTGGCGGCGGCCGGTGCCATGAACCAGCTGGCCGAGGCGGCGGGCCACGTCGACATCCTCGTGAACAATGCGGGCGACATTCCTTCGGGCCCGATCGAGTCGCTCGACTTCGCGGCCGTGCGGCGCGGCTTCCAGCTCAAGGTGCTGGGCTACATGGAACTGAGCCAGATCTACTACGCACGCATGAAGGCCGCGGGCGGCGGCGTCATCGTCAACGACATCGGCAACTCCGGCGAGAACTGGGACGCCAACTACATCGCCGGCTCCACTGGCAATGCCGCCGTCATGGCCTTCACGCGCGCGCTCGGCGGCGTGAGCCTGGACGATGGCATCCGCGTGGTGGGCGTGAATCCCGGCCCGGTGGCGACCGACCGCATGGTCAAGCTCATGAAGCGCCGCGCGCTCGACACCCACGGCGACGAAGCGCGCTGGGAAGAGCTGTTCGACAACTACCCTGGCGGCCGTCCGGCCACGCCGGAAGAAGTGGCCGAACTGATGGTTTTCCTGGCCTCGCCGCGCGCGGGCTACATCACCGGCACGGTCGTGACCATCGATGGCGGCATTGCGGCGCGCGGCTCGATCATCAAGACCAGCAAGAAGGTGATCGAGGCCGAGCAGGCCCGGAGGATTGCGGCATGA